GCCAGCAGGTCCGAGCCCGCCTTCGTCGAAGAATAAGGGCTGGACGGGGTGAGAATATCGGTCTCCTTAAAAGAACCTTCTTTAATGCTGCCGTATACCTCGTCTGTCGATACGTGAACGAACCGCTTTATGCCATGTTTTAGCGCAGCGTCCAGAAGCGTATATGTGCCCAGCACATTAGTCCTGACGAACGCCGATCCGTCCTCGATGGAACGGTCCACGTGACTTTCGGCGGCAAAGTGCACGACGGTGTCGACTTTACTCATTATGTTGTTGACCGCGGCAGCATCGCAGATGTCGCATTTTACGAAATAGTAAGCCGGATGATCCTCGATGTCCTTAAGATTATCAGGATTTCCGGCATAGGTCAGCTTATCGAGGTTTACTATCTCATAATCCGGATACTTATTAAGCATATGACGGATAAAGTTACTGCCTATAAAACCGCATCCGCCTGTTACAAGTAACTTCATTTTTTCACCTTTTTATAAGATCAGCCATGTTTCAGGCTCGGGTCAAGTCCCCAGTCGTACGGTATCTCCTTCGTGTCTGGAGGAAGGCGATATTCGTCCGGCTCATTATAGTTATAAGGCAGCGTCGGCACGCTTAAGAAGTACGCCGTCTCTGTGCCGATAGCCTTGAAGCCGTGATATACTCCGGGAGGGACGCTTATCAATACAGGGTTTTTCTCACCCACAAATATCTCCATTAGAGATCTATAGGTCGGCGAATCTTCCCTGGCGTCATAGAGTGCCACCTTCATCATCCCATGGATACAGGTAAAATTATCTGTTTGTTTTTTGTGATAATGCCATCCTTTAACGACGCCCGGATAAGCAGTAGTCATATAGACCTGCCCGAACTGTTTAAATATAGGATCATCACACCTCAGGATCTCCATGAGCCACCCTCGTTCGTCCGGGATAACTCTAAGGTTCTTGATCAATACGCCTTCAATGTTCGCCATAATCATTACCCTTTAAGCTCTGAGTTACTTTCTTTAATGCTGTAATTATTTAATTATATTCCTGTCATAGAGGCCATATTAGCGATCATGCAAATATAGCAAAAAACCGTGACTTTACAAAATAGAAAAAACGGGGAGATAAGAAGATCTTTCACTTCCCCCACTGCTTTATCGCCATCTCTAGCTCATGATGGTCCCTGGCATATTCCTCGATAGACACGCCCTTCTTCCATGCGTCCACTGCCTGGAACATTGCTTTTGCGCCTGCTGTGGTGCCTTCGGGATGACCGTGAATGCCTCCGCCCGCCTGAAGTATGACGTCTATGCCGTAGCCGTCGAGATTTGCTTTAACGAGTTGCGGGTATAGTCCTCCGGAGCATGCGGGGAACATCGGCTTGAACCCAGCCCAGGGCTTTCTGAGAATATCCCTCGAATAGTTGATCTCCTCGACGTTGCGCTCCATCTTGCCGCTGTAGGTGCCTATGTGGAGATTGGTGCCGCCCACCATCCTGGTCAGCTTTGCTATGACGGGCATAGCTATGCCGAAGTTGCCGCGCGTGAGCGCGCCGTGCATCGTCCTGTGCACGTGTATCGGTAGTCCGATCTTTTCATCCGTCAGTGCCTGTACGGCAGAGAAGCCTGCTGTGAGTATGTCGACCATGATCATGTTCGCGCCGAGCTCTTTTGCCCTCTCGGCGCGCTCGATTATTTGATCCCCGCCGACCGTTATGTTCACTGCGTAGAAGCATTTCTTCCCGATCTTATCCTCTACCTTGTGAAGTTTATCCATGACCGCTATAAGGCGGTCCTCCAGCGGGCAGAACTTCTGGTCGGTAAGTGTCTCGTCATCTTTTATAAGGTCAAGGCCTCCGAGGGCTGCCATCTCGGCGACTTCTGCCGTCCTCTTCGGGTTCAGCCCGACCTTGGGCTTTATTATAGTCCCTACCAGGGGGCGATCATATACGCCCAGGAATTTTCTGGCTTCCTGTATGCCGAATTCAGGGCCGTTATAATATTTTACTATAGGGTCAAAGTCAACGTCTATGAGCTTGCATGCGTTGAGCCCGCCGAGCCCGAACAGGTTTCCGGCAACGACCGACAGTATCCCCGGTATGTTGTCCGGCTCGAATATCTCGACCGGGAAATCGATCTCAACTATGTTATCTTTGGCGCTCAATACCCTTGCTCCGAGCTTCTCGTGGACTTCCTTTTCATACTCAACTTCTGTCCAGGTTCCAGTGGATTGCTCTGCAGCGATGGCCTTAGCAGCCTTTTCGAGCGGCATGTCCGCTTCTACGTAATACGTTGCCTTAACCATAGTCAACACACTCTAAAGTAATACTTCAAACATTTAAAAAATACCGGTTGTTGAATATTGGACTCGATCATTAATACCTATATAGAGTACTTATTCGACCATAATTGACATAAGTGACCATTATCATTTTCACCACAAAGCACTCTATGGGCTCAAGGGTTCACAAAGGACTTTTTTGAAGAATTATTATATACAAAAAAAATTTTGTGTACCTTACTCGCTGTTGAGCGCTTTTTGGTGGAAACTGGTGTACCCTTGAGCCCTTAACGCCCTTCGTGGTGAAAAATAGTGGACCTTCGAGCCCTTAGAGCGCCACATTGCGAAAAACCGCGTATCTTAGTTACATTTGTGCCTTTCCGGGGACATTTAAATACAAAATGTTAAATTTGATTTCGTACTATTTAATTCATCATCTTATATGTACTACCGACGGAAGAATTTATAATGATTAAACGTGTAGTAACATTATAAGGTACAAACGAATCACCAGTATGCGTGAGGACCCCTCCTAACGGTCCGGTGATGTATGCTGAACGAAAAATGGATGGGAGGACAATGCGATCGATTCTAGTAAGCTCCACTGAATTATATTCAGGTAAAAGCGCGCTGTGTATGGCGCTGGCAATGAAACTGAAAGAAAATGAACTTAGAGTAGGATACATGAAGCCAGTCGGAAACATCATCGTTGACGTTAACGGTGAGCTTGCCGATGACGACGCTTTGAATATGAAGAGGATGCTGGGCCTCGATGAGAGCCTTGACGAGATCTCGCCCATCCTGTTCACTCACCAGTTACTCGAGGACATCCTTGA
The nucleotide sequence above comes from Methanooceanicella nereidis. Encoded proteins:
- a CDS encoding RuBisCO large subunit C-terminal-like domain-containing protein gives rise to the protein MVKATYYVEADMPLEKAAKAIAAEQSTGTWTEVEYEKEVHEKLGARVLSAKDNIVEIDFPVEIFEPDNIPGILSVVAGNLFGLGGLNACKLIDVDFDPIVKYYNGPEFGIQEARKFLGVYDRPLVGTIIKPKVGLNPKRTAEVAEMAALGGLDLIKDDETLTDQKFCPLEDRLIAVMDKLHKVEDKIGKKCFYAVNITVGGDQIIERAERAKELGANMIMVDILTAGFSAVQALTDEKIGLPIHVHRTMHGALTRGNFGIAMPVIAKLTRMVGGTNLHIGTYSGKMERNVEEINYSRDILRKPWAGFKPMFPACSGGLYPQLVKANLDGYGIDVILQAGGGIHGHPEGTTAGAKAMFQAVDAWKKGVSIEEYARDHHELEMAIKQWGK
- a CDS encoding dTDP-4-dehydrorhamnose 3,5-epimerase family protein, yielding MANIEGVLIKNLRVIPDERGWLMEILRCDDPIFKQFGQVYMTTAYPGVVKGWHYHKKQTDNFTCIHGMMKVALYDAREDSPTYRSLMEIFVGEKNPVLISVPPGVYHGFKAIGTETAYFLSVPTLPYNYNEPDEYRLPPDTKEIPYDWGLDPSLKHG